Within Balearica regulorum gibbericeps isolate bBalReg1 chromosome 10, bBalReg1.pri, whole genome shotgun sequence, the genomic segment AATTTAAACATACTCTTGCATGAGTAACCTCAGGCTAAAAAGATATAAATTGTGTGGTTTACACAGTAATTTGGGATTGCGATAAACAATTCACATACGATGCACAATGCAGTACAAACAGCTAAAATAAGGACAGTACGTTCATTTAATCAATTTTACTGATATTGTTTGGTGCTTAGCTGGATTAAATCTAAGCTGTTATCTGGAACCGATTTGATTAAGTCGGATGAATTTTGGCAAAGTTCATACGCATTTAGCTTGGAATGTATAAACCACCATCTTCCTGAGCCCTAATTCCACGCGCCCCGGGGACAGCTCTGGCACCCTGACTCCCATGGGGATCAGGCTCTGAAGGCCTGTTTGGGCCCTCGCTGCACTCGCAGGCATACCCGCCATCTTTAGCGTTTCTCAAGCCATCCAAACAAATGTTGCAGAGTAAAACTGAAAGGTatctgaaagttttattttcagatgatTGCGTACATCGTTAACAGTCACTCGGGAACTATCTGAGAGTTTTCTCATGTAAATCCCAAATAAAATAGAGTTCCAAACCGTATATAACTTAACTATAGCAGGTCAGGATTTTCATAAGAGATGAATGTTACAATAATgattattttcagatatttttctttaaaggatgaagaaatgaaataatatatgAACCGTATATAAGATGAGAATAACATATACCCTAATCTGTTTACAGGAACATCTTCAGACACTGATTTGGAGAAGATTCTGGAACAtagaggagcagctgagagTCTTCAGACCATTTCTTGTCTTCTCTAAACTCAGAAAATCACCTTCACCTTCTGGATGTCCAAGCCTTTCACCTTAAACTTTAAGCTTTACATTTTCTGCCTGATAACAAATTACCCTCTCAATCTGTTGTTATTTTAAGGGGCTGGGGAGCTGAACTCACCAGCTGACCAGCATGGCGAAGATTAGGGTGGTTTTAACTGTTTGCCAGTTGGTGCTAGAATTGTTAATGAATTCATTAACTGAGTCTTCCATACCGAGTAACGAATGTCCACAGCTTTGTGTATGTGAAATCAGGCCATGGTTTACACCACAGTCAACGTACAGGGAAGCCACGACAGTTGACTGCAATGACCTTCGACTAACAAAAATCCCCAGCAATCTTTCCAGTGACACTCAAGTCCTTCTGTTACAAAGCAACAACATTGCAAAGACCACGGATGAACTCCAACAGCTGTTTAATTTAACAGAATTggatttttcacaaaataactTCACAAGCATCAAAGATGTGGGGCTCTCAAATCTCACCCAGCTTACTACTTTGCAcctggaagaaaaccaaataacGGAGATGACTGACTACTGCTTGCAAGACCTTTGCAATCTTCAGGAGCTATATATAAACCACAACCAGatcagcagcatttctgcaaatgCATTCTCTGGCCTGAAGAATCTTTTGAGATTACATCTCAACTCCAACAAATTAAAGGTTATCGACAGCCGTTGGTTTGATTCTACTCCCAACTTAGAGATTCTCATGATTGGAGAAAATCCAGTGATTGGAATACTAGATATGAATTTCAAACCACTCTCAAATTTAAGGAGTCTAGTTTTGGCAGGAATGTATCTCACAGACATTCCTGGCAATGCCTTGGTAGGCTTGGATAGTCTTGAAAGTCTTTCTTTCTATGACAACAAATTAGTAAAAGTTCCTCAGCTTGCACTTGAGAAAGTTCCAAATTTAAAATTCCTGGATCTCAACAAAAATCCGATTCATAAAATTCAAGAaggtgattttaaaaacatgctcaGATTGAAAGAGCTTGGCATCAATAATATGGGAGAACTCGTTTCTGTTGATAGGTATGCACTGGACAACCTGCCTGAACTTACAAAGCTCGAAGCCACCAACAATCCAAAGCTGTCTTACATACATCGTTTGGCATTTCGCAATGTTCCTGCCCTGGAGAGCTTGATGCTGAACAACAATGCCTTGAATGCAGTCTACCAAAAGACGGTGGAATCCCTTCCAAACTTGCGTGAGATCAGTATCCACAGTAACCCGCTCAGGTGCGACTGTGTCATTCACTGGATCAactcaaacaaaaccaatatcCGTTTCATGGAACCTCTATCCATGTTTTGCGCTATGCCTCCAGAATACAGAGGACAGCAGGTGAAGGAAGTGTTAACACAGGATTCAAATGAACAATGTCTTCCAATGATCTCTCATGAGACCTTTCCAAATCACTTGAACTTGGACATCGGCATGACAGTGTTTTTAGATTGTCGGGCCATGGCAGAACCCGAGCCAGAAATTTACTGGGTCACTCCTCTCGGCAATAAAGTAACTGTCGAAAGTCTCTCTGACAAATACAAGCTGAGTAGTGAAGGCACCTTGGAAATCTCTAACATCCAGGTTGAAGACTCCGGGAGGTACACCTGTGTTGCTCAGAACATAGAAGGGGCTGACACGAGGGTTGCTACTATCCGGGTGAACGGAACGCTTTTGGATGGTACCCAGGTTCTGAAAATCTATGTTAAGCAAGCTGAATCACATTCAATCTTAGTTTCTTGGAAAGTTAATTCCAATGTCATGACTTCCAATTTAAAATGGTCATCGGCCACTATGAAGATTGACAACCCTCACATTACGTACACTGCTAGAGTCCCGGTTGATGTACACGAATACAACCTCACGCATTTACAACCATCTACGGATTATGAAGTGTGTCTAACCGTGTCAAATATCCATCAGCAAACACAGAAGTCCTGCGTTAACGTTACaacaaaaaatgcagcttttgcGCTAGATATTTCAGACCAAGAAACCAGCACTGCCCTCGCAGCGGTGATGGGATCCATGTTTGCTGTCATTAGCCTCGCCtccatttctgtttatattgcaaaaagatttaagagaaaaaactaCCACCACtcattgaaaaaatatatgcaaaagaCCTCTTCAATCCCACTGAATGAGCTCTACCCTCCACTTATTAATCTCTGGGAAGGCGACAGTGAAAAAGACAAGGATGGTTCTGCAGAGACCAAGCCAACCCAAGTCGACACATCCAGAAGCTATTACATGTGGTAACTCAGAGGATATTTTGCTTCTGGTAGTAAGGAGCACAAAgacttttttgctttattctgcAAAAATGAGAAGTTGAAGACTTTTGTATTTTTGACTTTGCTAGTTTGTGGCAGAGCAGTGAGGACAGGTggatatttcagaattttttagtATAGCGTATCGCAATTGTTTGACACAAATGGCAGCTTCACCTAGcttccaattctttttttttttccccccttttttttttttttagttattgtGCTAAACTTAATGCTGTTCTAACTACAGTGctgaataaaattaatgagaGCTGGGGTTACCCTGTGATTCCAACGTAACACAACCCCATTCTTCTGAAGCCATCAGTAGAGTACAGTATCTTGCAAAGCTAACATACAGTTTTGAAACTGCATTGAACTAGGTTTGTAACGCTGGTCTAAGGACTCGTACACTGAGAACAGGAGACCTTGAATGATGTTAGTTGACTGTACTGTAATGTTGTATCAACTGATCTGAATGTTTTTGACTTTGAAcaatgagttttcttttttctttttatttttgtagtagTTGAGAAGGCTTAGGTAAAGCTAACAGACAATAGAAATACGTACATccaattttttaatgtaacagaCTAAATGTTAATTGTTCtcttattctttttattatatttagtAGACACTTTTGAAGAATACTAGAGTTTTGTTGTGTTTAAATCACCAACACATGGTGATTtagttttgttctgattttttattttagaagtcaCAATAATGTATTGGGTTTAGATGTCACTAGTTTGACTGGTGATCATGTTTTGACATAAAATATATCCAAaatgttatataaaaatattgtggttttttttctcaatggAATTATGTTTCAACAAAgttccaattttttaaaaatgcatttattttaatagcagtgttttctctgcactagatgcaaaatactgaaaataatttaatcagaaaaatgtaTGGGTATGGCTTTAGAACTGTAAGTCACATGCAGAATCAAAACTGTTTGGCATGAGGtacacagcagaaataattcaCAGTGTGTAAcaaaacatcttcctttttgtatacttttctgtttatattttgaGCTAAGATACAAATGAAGCTGACATTTAGCTGTCATTGCGATCAGttaggacaaaaaaaccccaacaactcaGTGCTAccaagctgaaataaaacagttgAATCCTGGCATATACttcaaaacaaacccccccccaaaaaacgTGAATTGAATTAATGttccttcaaaagcagaaattaagatGGCTAAAACTAACAAGACAGTAATACGTCTGGGCCCAATACTGAACTGTATTTTATACAGGCTTAAAACTAACTAGTactctgaagtattttactgaattaataTGTTAGAAGTGCAAAACCTCAGAAAGCAGTGGTGTTTCTATGTGTGCACTGGGAATAATATAAATGCCTCATTTACAGTTGAACCCACAGACGCTTTGTACGTTGTCTTTTCTGAATCCATGGAAGTTCTCCGCAGGGCCCGCACACGAGGCACAAGCAGGGTGGGTTTGTGGTGAAGTACGTGGGTAGTTACAGAGATACCTAATGAGCAAGCACAGACTTTTCTACACTTTATGACCACTATCAATGTGCAactttttacatgtttttacaTACCAAATACGTTCTTGGTAAGTAAAAGttaattgttaaaataatgGATGTGCCTGGGTTTTGAGGGTGTTTGAAGTTTTTTAGCTCTCTAGCTTCTCAAATATATCAAAGGCCCCTCCCAAAATTTACAAATAGcttcaaacttcttttttcccttccgtCAACtgtctaaaaatgaaaaagtgattAGCATAGCTTCACTAATAAGCTGCTTTGGTGCAAAAAACTTTAGTACATCTCATGGATACATGCCTTGTTGATCTTGCGTTTCAACATAAAGCTGAGTGAAGCTATTAATTATGCATTTAAATCAAGTACTTATGCTGCTATACACAATCTTTTATATGTTCATGAGATCTCATGCATTTTTAATCATGTGACAATTAGATGTTGGGATTAGGCAAGTGTCTTTTGATCATGGCGAAGTCGCATGGGGGAAGCATTTATTCATCACCTTCTCCTGTATTTGTTTGTAATGTTAATGGGAAATTTCTTCTTGCCTTCTCCAGAAAAGCTTCAGAGCAATAATTATCACCTTGTCTATATGCTATTCTAACCTTAAAACTGCCTCTATTATTATAGCTGGCATGATGAATTAAAACTGAGAGCTCCTTTGCCGTTAAGATTCactctattttttccagagaaaaggaCACAGTGAGGACACGGTTGACAGCAAAATGATGGCTTCCAACTTGCATGACATCATAAAATtgtctttagaaaataattaattgaacAGGTGTCAGATGGTGCAGACCAAGCCCCTTTCTCCATCATCTCCTCAGCTTCCCGCAGCCTTTGTACAGCTATACCATAGATACTCAGTAACGAAGATCACGCAAAGCCCACGTGCTCTACTTGAGCCTCCTATCCAAACCCTCCATCATGAGTCACCATGAGGTAACCTAAGCACGGGCTGCCCTCCAAAACAGCaatcctgctcttcctcctccctgtccccatctcCCATCCTCAATTACACCCAACAACTTTGACATCTACTTGCCTTCTGAACATCCTCATATTGACCagtccctgctgctggggacaaGACCACGCCGAGAACTTTGCTGGGTGCGCGTGTGTGGCTGGATTCGTTTATGCCTAGCCATGTTCTGCAGTTTGGGCAGTTTCAGAAACACAATGACTGGCAAAAAGGAAGGTGGCAGGGACGTGTGCCACGCAGCACGACGAACTCAGCACTTTGATCAGCAATTGCCAACAGCAGCTGGGGGTATGGGAAGTAAAGCAATGTTTAACATGTTCCTCTCCACCAGGGAAATAATGGGCCTTTTGTTCCCTGCAGACCTATTTGGCAGTTTTATGTCATTTGTTATCTTTTTAGAGCAATGCTGTTGAagaacagcaggagaaaatggCCTTATGACAGCCACACGCTTCTCCAGGATGTGCTGATCTGTATTTCAGGGCAGCTGATGTTGCTGGGAATCTGGGAGAGAGATGCAGGTTACCTGGGAACAGCTCAGCAGCAAGAAGCACCTACTTAATGCAGTGTATTCTGCACACACAGCCACCAGTGATAAGTATTTCCAGCCTTGTAACCTCTCCCCTTAACGTTCTGTACAGATCCCctggaaatttaaaattttgcaaataaaagaaaaaaaaacattgggTAAGAAATTAATCACATGTGGCATATAATCTTAGCTAATAACCTTCAACCTTGTGCTAGCAATTCTGTGCTTGCAGTTTGTtgtgagcaaaaataaaactactctGCCTAATTGCcttcaaaatgtatttgcatcTGCTAGTCACTGAAGACAAAGAAACACCCCCAGTTTGCTCAGAATCAGAGATTGCGACTGGCCACTTTAAAAACAGTACGGGGAAAAAACATTGTTATCTTTCATTTGGCTAAGTTTAGAAATGCTGTGTAAGAGTAGATATTTCATACCCAACTAAACTCCTGCAGTGTTACTTCCACTTGGTTGCccaataataaaatatttcagtcccCTGAAGAGTAAATAGCTCACTCAAGTGTGGCACGCAGTATTCCAGCGAAATCCACTTTTCATTTCCTCACCTAAATCATAATATCCTATTGGATTGAGAGAGGATATTTTCACCCAAGAGCCAAGACTCATACTGGACACGGTCTTGGAATAAAGTGCACAAATACACCGATGCTTTCACAGAGCTACGATCTGCCCTCCAGCCCCACCTCATGAATATGTACTCATTTAGTTACTAAAAGAAGGTTATGAGGAGAAAAGGCCAACAGTTTGACCACTGGTTTCATAAATGGGTTAAAACTGGGAATAGATCAGCAAAtctggtccagtggagggtgtccctgcccatggcggggggttggaacctgacgatctttaaggtcccttccaacccaaaccattctgtgattctgtgataaatcTGAGGTCCAGCGAGAAGTGCATGACCTTGCGCTATTGCCACTGACAAGCTGTAAGTGATAAAAGGAGCGTCTTTTTGAGTTCAAATTAGGAAACTCCTTTTGCTTTGTGCTGGCAACCCTGAGAACAAGACTGAGGACAAACCACTGCAGTGAAATCCCTGAAATTAAGTGGGATAAGCAGCTGGGAGCTACTTCTGCAACGTCTCCACCACAGCCGATGCACCCTGTATGGGAAGCGGACAATTCCCTTGGGGCACACCTCTTTCTAGTCATCTCTCCGTCCTGCAAAGCATCATGATGAACATGTGCGCAACGGGCGAGTCGCGCTGGAAAAGCACACAGGCGTATGGGACCGGTGCCGGAGGAGCTCCTTCACAACCCACCCAACACACTAAGAGTAGCTGTTTGTTACACACTGATCCTGCTCCACGACCCGCCACCGACATGAATGCCACGAATTTCTGCTGCAACTGGAATTTGCCTTCTCGCGCTCACCGTGCCGACAGCACCACCACTGCAGCGCTGGCGCCCACAGCTACGGAAAGCCCAAGACCGAAGGGCAAGGTGAATGTGCTGCCATTGAACCTTCTTCAGGAAAACCCAGAGTGCCTGCGCTGGAGATCTCAAAGGCTGTTACACATAGCCCTCGTTAAAATACTGGTGCTGTGTCCCTGCAAAAAAAGATACTACCGCTACCAAACCCCCTAGATAACATTTCTTTGCAGTGTCATACAGAAGTGAATGTTTTGTGTTTCCCCTGAACTGTCAAccttttaatctttccttttctgctctttccaaCTATTGCAATTTTTTACATTTGAGAACTTTTACCCACCCACTCTCTCGTACGTCTGCTTTGTAGTCAGCCTCTCCCTGGTCTCACCCTGCCCCACGCCCTTCTGCCAGTCAAGGGCGAGTCCTGTACAGCCTTGGTCATCACGAGATCTCAAGAGATGACACGAAAGGACTTCTAATTTCTATTTAACTTTGCAGCTACCTGCTTCCCCGCCAACCTTTCTCCCTTCACCTCATCCTtaccctgtttttctttcagccGTTTCCCTCCGGAGACCTCAATTGCTGTTGACTGTCAGTAAGAGTCAGATCCAGGCTGCGATTCCGGCAGGCAGCGTTGCGGTGCCGCCCTGCCGCCACCCCGTTTACTGCTAATGCACAGAACTTCCCACTTAGCAAAACCCCTGACCGCCTCCCCCTGTCTCCCTGCTCCAGTTCTCTATCTGCCCTTATTTGTGAGCACATTATGACcctcttgttattttttctaCTGGTACGAAAGCAacaaaagactgattttttctttctagtaagGTATTTACCGTAAAATTTGTACTATTGTATATTTATGTCAAGTAGACCAAAGGAATGCTGAATCATAATAAAAGAATCATAACAACAGTttttgaaatacatgaaaataaatactttggaAAAGCTGGAATTGATCATtaagtaaaattttcaaaagcaactaAATGACTTAAGAGCTTACATCTCATTAACTTCCGTGGTACATTAGGTGCAAAATCAggtaaatgagatttttctcaaGTGCATCTGGAAGTATTAACTTTCCTTAAATTTTGAGCAgctgtgaaacattttctgtggaattttatgacatgatttaattttttttttccaaaaaatcaCTTGAAACCACAATTTTGATCTCAGTTATGGAGTGTGGGGGGGACACACTGGGATTTAAATCCTGTCATCCTCAGTGGAGTTACTGATTTGCGGTGATCTAAATAAGGTCCACGTCCTTAAAAACTGCAGTTCCAGGTTTCTGCTCACAACTGGAGTAAAAGTTGttggcagatttttttaaacattagcTTTTCTTGCTGCAGCCTATTCTGCTGGACTTCATTCcaagaaagaattattttatcagaaaaGATCAGAGTGCGAAGGAAAATCACTGGAGTACCAACTAGTTTTAGTTTTGGACAAGATCATTTAATGTGAACAACCCCAAAGACTCTGCAGTGTGTTTAAGGACTATATGCAACCTAATGATACAGGGCATTGACAAACCCATTGCTCTAAAACACGAGTAAGTGTTcataactaatttttttgtttcatatccTTCATATTCCATTTGAAGAGTTCtctacagtaataaaaaaaaaaaaaaggattctaTGTCCTATACTCAATTACATGTTTGTCTTTCACTGCAAATCAAAGCACACCCAGAGAATACAGCTGTACagccagctgctccagcccggAATGAATGCTTTCAGCGAGACGAAGGAGAAACAACCCCAGTCTGCGCATCTGAGGTTTAAACGGAGACCCGTCATTCGCACAGCTACGTACTGAGGCTGCCATGCCACGCACCTCAAAGTCACAGTCTGTAACCAGTAACAGAGTATGGATGTATGTTACCCTTTTGCTAAAAAATAAACGCATTGTCACCTATTTCTGTCAAAAGGTACAGCAGTTTTTGTTGGGTTGGCTCTTGGAGATCCGTGCTGTGCCCAGATGCCAAATACACTGGTAACTGCTAAAAATCACACTGGCTTAAAATTAAGCAGTCACGCAAAGCAGTGCTTCAACTCTGAGCATTCCCACGGGAGGAAAGAGACCTTGCTCCTAACGGAGCAACACAGACATCCTCAGCCTTCGCCTTTGTTGTCGCATCaccaaaacagaagaattaCCCAATTTCCTCTGAATTTGATCAGGAGCGCACTAATAGA encodes:
- the LRRN1 gene encoding leucine-rich repeat neuronal protein 1 → MAKIRVVLTVCQLVLELLMNSLTESSIPSNECPQLCVCEIRPWFTPQSTYREATTVDCNDLRLTKIPSNLSSDTQVLLLQSNNIAKTTDELQQLFNLTELDFSQNNFTSIKDVGLSNLTQLTTLHLEENQITEMTDYCLQDLCNLQELYINHNQISSISANAFSGLKNLLRLHLNSNKLKVIDSRWFDSTPNLEILMIGENPVIGILDMNFKPLSNLRSLVLAGMYLTDIPGNALVGLDSLESLSFYDNKLVKVPQLALEKVPNLKFLDLNKNPIHKIQEGDFKNMLRLKELGINNMGELVSVDRYALDNLPELTKLEATNNPKLSYIHRLAFRNVPALESLMLNNNALNAVYQKTVESLPNLREISIHSNPLRCDCVIHWINSNKTNIRFMEPLSMFCAMPPEYRGQQVKEVLTQDSNEQCLPMISHETFPNHLNLDIGMTVFLDCRAMAEPEPEIYWVTPLGNKVTVESLSDKYKLSSEGTLEISNIQVEDSGRYTCVAQNIEGADTRVATIRVNGTLLDGTQVLKIYVKQAESHSILVSWKVNSNVMTSNLKWSSATMKIDNPHITYTARVPVDVHEYNLTHLQPSTDYEVCLTVSNIHQQTQKSCVNVTTKNAAFALDISDQETSTALAAVMGSMFAVISLASISVYIAKRFKRKNYHHSLKKYMQKTSSIPLNELYPPLINLWEGDSEKDKDGSAETKPTQVDTSRSYYMW